Within the Phaseolus vulgaris cultivar G19833 chromosome 9, P. vulgaris v2.0, whole genome shotgun sequence genome, the region TCACTTCCTCTAATattcctttcttttttttttctcgacACTCCCATAGTTGCATCGTTTGCGTGTTTCGTTACCCAAACTTCATTTGTTCCGAAATCGCCGAAAATGCCACATTCTAGGGTTTCCCTTAATCCACCCCCAACCCAATACCCCATTCGGACCCTGCAATGCTGGCCGTTTCGATTTTCTATGTATCGCCATTTAATTGAATTAGATATTAAATTAAGAGTAaaaagattattatttttattgttgttattctatctttttattttaacgaagaaaagattaaaagtCGAAACTTTTGCATGCATTGTTTCAAGTGGTTTCTGTGTTGCGGTTTCTTATATGGCTGAAAGAGTTATGTTGTTGTGTTGAATTCTCGATGCAGGGTTTCTCTGATTGAGAGGGACTGAGGCTTTATATCCCAATGCCGCTTTTGAGGAGAAAGCCTTTTGCCCTGGCTGAGCCACCTAATGATTGGGAGCCATGCGAGAGTCTTTTTCAAATTAGATTTACTAAAGAAATATTTCGAGATTATAAGTATCTTTTGTCGTTCATTTATTTCTATAAAGTTTTACCTGTCTCACTTAATTACTTGGAATAAACCAAAAGAAGAGCGTGATTTTGAGTTGAAGAGGTTGAGTAGTGAAATAATGAATTGTTGTACTTTTTTGCATTTTGACTTTTTGTTTAATGGTTGGTTCCTTGACACGAACAAGTGATTATTTGAACCGTTTAAATCAATACCGCCAGAGGGTTTGGACGTGCAAAGTAACTGGTAAAACTGGCTTGACTTATGAAGAGGCTCTGGTGTCAGAGATGCATGCCACTGAGAAAGTTCAACAGATTCCGGAAGAATTAAAGGCACCTGCACTTAGGATTATTCAGTACAGTAAGTTCTATTTTGgtccaaaatgaaaaaaaaggttTATGTTGATGGAAAATGAACTGTctgtttcttttttctttgtgGCTTGTTATTGGTTATGCCTTCTGCATGGGTGATTTGAAATTTTCACTGTTTTCTGCATttgttgaaattaaaatataaggTTTAGAAAGCCGTTTGTTAATTTGCTTTCTTTATAAGGGTGTGTTATGCTTAAAAACTTATAATATACACTTTTAGACGCCTGTGGAACAAAGTAAGATGCTTGTGCAGAAGCCCAAGTGATGGGATGTGCATATTGAATCCTGCAGTAGGGGCAGTGACTTTAAGCTGGACGTTGCTTAATTGAATGATTGAACAAAAAGTATATCATGCTACCATCCACAATGTTATTTGAAAATGAATGTTTCCTTTGTGGTTTGGGAGTGGTTTTTAAGGGTCTACAAAAtggttttaaaataattgttccGTTTTTCATTACAGGAAGTAGTCTACCAAGTTACAACCTAGCAGTTCAATGCAAGTATTGCTTTTTACTGTTTATTCCATAAATTATCCTAAGCCTCATGTCTATCTCCTATGTTGGTCTAGTTGAAGATGAGTAAGCTTTGGCTAATTAGCTGGTATAATAGATTAAATTATTGTGGCTAAAACAAGCCGTGCCAAATATGGTTTTAGGTTGCTTGTATATATCTAGTGGATTCCTCTTCAGTTTGTTTTGGTTGACAGAAGTTTATGGGAGGAGAGCTTGCCTTATTCCAAGGTCTGAAATCAAGACTCAGGGAGTTCTGGAAATTGTAGCTAAGAGTTATAGATGATCCACTAATGTAGGATTAGCTAAGTAATATATGTCTGCATCCTAATATCTTGTGACTTTGAGGCAACTAAGAACTGTGGTTTTCATGACTTTTCCATTCAGATTGCTTTAATTGTGAACCATCAATTTGTGCGTGGCTCTGACTTTTGATCAAACAATGCTATACATAAAATGAAGGAGTTTGCTAAATTCATGTTATGTATTATTATGATTGATTATGACAATTTTTCTTAGAAAAATTCCTAGaattttgaaactttaaaaGTTATGATTGTTTAAGAATTGCTATGAATATAAGGTGTTGTTTCAAATTGGACTAAGTTTTTACTCTTTTCCTGATATAAATGCTTGCACTATTTTTCATTGTGTACTTTTAAGTGGTCTTTTATTATTGCAGGCATGCTCCCATTGAAGGATCTTGTTGATTCTATTGCTGAAAAGTTGAAGGAGCAGTTGTTTGTGGGCTCTCAATTGTATGGAAAGAAAAATGACAGGGTGTGTCCTTGCAAAATATTGAAAGTGATGCAGGAAGATGCTGAAAATATCAGCTATGTGGTGGCTTGGCTTGATGAGAGCAATAATGTTATTGAAAGAGCAGAAGTCAGTTCTCAAGATTTGGTGCAGAAGAAACGACCTTttagtataaatattttgaagtCTTTTGTCCGTGGATGTACATATCGAAATGCTCCTTGGGTTTTACACGATAAACTTGCAAAAAAACATGGTATCTCAACTGACATTCCAGAGGAGTTAAGAGGAAAGGTTTCCTTTAACAATGGACTTGTGGTCTTCACCAAAACAAGAAAGAATGAGGTAGGTAGACACAGGGATGTGGTAGTTTCAGCTTCTATTTTGTTTCCTGCCAAAGtaaaaaaggaagaagagagTACAAGAACACCCAAATGTCAAAATTTATAGATTTATAGCTTACAGACTTCTGATTGgtttgttaaataaatttatgatttGTTGTTTCAAATCTATCATGTTCAGGAAGAGTCAATCCAATATCCAATTGATGATCTATTAGTGAAGCCTAGTCCAGATGATCCTGTTTTCAGTAGTCGTCCTTCTCCATCAAGAGACTTTAATGTTCCTATTTATTGTGTAGGGGATCTCTTAATGGTTTGGGATTTTTTTATGTCGTTTGGTAAACTGTTACGATTGTCTCCTTACTCTCTCAAAGATTTTGAAAAAGCAATCAGTCACAAGGATAGCAATGTAGCTCTCCTGGTGGAATCTCATGCAGTACTCTTTCGAGTGCTCATCAAAGGTGATGATGAATACTATGCAGCTGTTCAAGACAAATTACCGAAGAAGGTTGGTGCCTCTCAAGTATATTCTTTTTGTTAGTGTTGTGATGGATAAAGATTGGTCTcgattatgttttatttttattattcatgtATCATCCTTGACTCATCCCTTATCCCTCACTGTTTTTCATATGTAAATGTctcatgcaattttttttttcagattacAATGATTAGTTGGAAAGAGTATTTATGTGAGTTTTTAGAAATGATCAAAATTCCCAAGCTGCGGCAGTATGAAGCAACAATTAAACGGGGACATTATGGTTATGTTGATGTCAATGCTAAATTAGAAATCTTTAGCGAATTAGTCAATCGAGCCCTTGGTACTGCTATTGTCAGGGAAAAATTGGATGAGTATATTATACAAAGGCGGGTACTGGGGGCTGCTAAAAGGGAAGAAGCTATTGAAGCTTCTGCGAAGAGAAGAAAAGTAAAGGAGCAGTTGAAAGCTGATTCTGGAAGCAACTGTGGTGAGAATTGGCGTCATCTTGATCAGGATACAACTGTGTCAacagataataataataacagtaACAGAATACAGAATGGTAGTATTGGAAAGAATAGAAACAAAGAGATAGAATCATCTTGGCAAAAAGATGCATGGGATAGGTTGGACTTGTGCGCTGTATCTTCATGTCTTTATGAAAATCTACGAAACACATTTTTCTCTATTTCTTGGTTATTCTGGtacttaactttttttataaatatatcaacAGTGGTATCAAGCATTCAAATCTTGCTTCAAAAATGTCagctgaagagctgaatcaaTCTGCAGAATTCAGAAAAGTATACAGAAAGGAATCACTGAAACAACCAAAGGGTGATAAGGATCAATCAGAGAAAAACTACGAACAAAGGGTGAAAATTGTTTCCCTTATTCAACTGTTCTATGTTACATGTTgaagtttatattttaatgaagtTATTTACTACAGAGAGAATATTTTGATCGGGAGATAGAGAAATGGTGTATTCGTACAAGTTTCCTAGGTATGGACAGATATTATAATAGGTATTGGTGGTTTTACCGTGATGGAAGGATATTTGTTGAAAGTCCTGAATCCAAGGAGTGGGGATACTACAGTAGCAAGGGAGAGGTACTTGATACATATGCTATATATgcatttttttacaaataaatcTTTTCTAATTTTCAGTTGGCATGCTTGAATTTGAATAGCTTGATGGATTGACGACTTCACTGAATTGCAAAGGTGAGAGGGAAAGGGCACTGCTAAAACAACTGAACAAATATTATAGTAGAATATGGTGAGTTAGATTTGCTTCAGTTGATTTCATTGAAATGAACATTTGGCTTTTCCCCCTCCTTGATTTCGTTTCGCACAATGCTTAAGCTATTTCATGACTATTCTTCAGTAAAAGCCTTTAATTATGGATTTTGTGATCCTTGCCCAATATTAACATTTGCTCAATAGATGTTGCTTGCCAGTAAAAGAAACAGAAGGAATAACTCAGAAAATTACTATTGTGTGTACTGTTAAATGCAAGTTTCTTAAAGTTCTATTATATAAAAAGATCTTCAAGTTGTGCTAATATAATGGAGTTATTGGCTGACTGTAGCAGATTTTAACATGAATACAGCTAAATTAATTATggtaaaacaaataatataattgCTGTCTTGTCGAACTTATAATCTTTCTTTGAACATGTAACATAAAGTGAACCAGAGATAGATATACTTGATTTGAAAACTGAGAAATGGggattatttaaaataattctttaacaaataatttttttttatttcgacaaaattttgaaataattaagaatattttaaaaaatttagaagagAATGAAGACTAAGGTAATTTCTATGTTCACTCTTCTAATAATGAAGGATTTGTATTTTATCAACATTTCTCCCTTGACTTGTGAGGTTCTTTCCTTTTTTGTTGTATGTTTACAGCTCAGAATTGCAGAAAAATTCAAAGGATTTGTTGCATAATATTGCCCTGGATGATTCTGTGGTGAGAAGGTCTACTCGTGTTCGCGCACCACCTAGGAAGAATCCTGCCAAAGCTTTCCTTAGATATGTAAACAAGTGGAAAGAAGAGTAAGCGAATGAAGGTGATCTGACATTTGTCTAGCTCTTCAATCTTATGAAGTTTGAAACTTTTGAGGGACTTAGGTTTTTTATACATTAGGTGGATAAGTTTTTCGGGGAGGGTCAGTCAATCCCTACTTCATAGGTATTAGGTTCCTGGTCTTTGAGGGAATAGGGATTGTTTTTCAATCCAGTTTTGGAAGATGGGCAAGTATTCATTGATGCTCGTTTTTGAAATTTTGCACATAATGTTGCATGATTGTAGAATCTACTATAAAAATGACGTTTTACTTTAGGTTTTTTCTTGTTGCCTGATTTGGCCATTTTGGTTCTTGAATCGCTTATATCTTAATCTTAGAGTGAACATAGAGATAACTTAATCTTAGGTACCATTTTGTGTGAGTTCTGTCATTTGTTTGTTGAGTTGGAGATTAATTTGagttattattaaaatgtaaataagGAAGTGTAATCTCTTAAGTTCCGTTTAGTAAGTTGAGGGTTGATGTTACATGAGGGAAGTAAAAAGAGTTTATCAGAAGAAACGTGTGGACCTGCACTTCTTCCATGTTTGAGATCATGAAATGTTTATTAAAGGTGTAACTCAAAATACcttcaataaattatttttctcaatcCAATTATTGTTTCATTGAAGATACTGTCTTGAATTCCCTCCCCATCACCAATCCATCTATTATTGGAACATCTGGTCTCACCCAATCACATCATTGCAACCTACATTTGCTCAAATAAACAATTTCAagataatttactttttttttaatattgttgcAATAAGAGAATTCCTTTTCAGTTTTCAAATGTTTATTCGATGAAATATACTATTTCAATATTTGCTAGTAAAACAAGATGATATTGTTGGAAAGCATGAACAAAGAGGAAGACATACTTTTGGCACAAGATGGTCATTCGCAATCCTGGGTCGTTGTTCTTTTGGcactaagactatttttcctattCTCGTGGAATAACTTTGATTTTGTTGGACTTGGATCATGGGAATGTTCATGAATAACAATGATAATATACCATTTGGACTTCTTTCTTGCAACACCAATCCTTGCTTGACATTCATTGATTTAGGTGGGAAGAGTCTTCAATTAGGGAGATGAGAACTGTATTTGCCTTTCCTAGGGGTGGTTATGTTCAAAATCCAATCTAGATCCAATTCAAAATCCAAACAAATAGATTGGATTAAAATCCAATCTAGATCCAATTTAAATCCAAacaaatggattggatttaaaattcatatccattttaactagatcaaatttatttggatttttttaaaatccatttaaagtgAATTAAATCTAGATTAAACTCACtttattaattacattaaattcactttgtcaattacattaaatccattttgatatGGACACAAACTAACTTGGTTCGAACTGGGTCTAAGCTGACTCAACCTGAACGTAAACTAACTCAGCTCGACATCAGACCGACTTAGTTTGACATGGTCCCAGGCTAACTTGACTCAACATGGGCCATGCCAACTCTGCTCGACATCAGCTCGGGTTGGCTCCGCTCGACATCGGCTCAGGCCGACTCGGCACAACATCAACCCAAACTGAGTCAGTTTGACATCGTCCAGGACCGAATTTGCTCGACATGGGCCCAACCCGACTCCGCTCGACATCGGCCCTGATCGACTCAGCTCAATATCTACCCAGGCCGACTCGGCATAACAACAACCCAAACTGACTCAGCTCGACATGGATCAGGACCGACTCTGCTCGACAAAGGCTTGGGCAGACTCTGATTGACATTGACCCTGATTGACACCGCTCAATATCTACCCAGGCCGACTCGGCATAACAACAGCCCAAACTGACTCAGCTCGACATGGATCAGGACCGACTCTGCTCGACAAAGGCTTGGGCAGACTTTGCTCGACATCGGTCTGGGCCGACTCGGCACCACATCGGTTCAAACTGACTCGGCTTGACATCGACCCGAACTTAATTGGCATGAGATGGGCCTGGgtcgactcggctcgacatcggtctGGACTGACTCAGCTCGACATGGCTCAGACCGACTCGACTCAACACCaactcggctcgacattggTCAGAATCAACTCGGTTTGACATTGGCCCTGACAAATTCGGCTGGACATGGGCTCAAGCCAATTTTGCTCGATATCGGCCCAGAAAAATTCGGCTCGACATGGGCCGGGATCTGCTTGGCTCAACATCGACTGCGTCGACTCAACTAAATGTGGGATTGGATCAATTCGATTCGACATCGACCCGAGCCCGCTCGTCTCGACATCGACCCAGGCTCATTCGTCCCGACATTGGCCAGGGCCTGTTTGTCCCGACATCGGCCCGTGCTCGTTCTTCACGGGCCTGCTTGGCCCGACATCAACCTGGGCTCGCTCGGCTCCACATCAGTCTGGGCCCGCTCGACTTGATATCAGCCTTGGCtcgctcgactcgacattggcccgagCCTGCTCAACTCGACATCAATTTGGGCTTGCATGGCTTGACATGCCCTAGCCTGCTCGTCTCGATATCAGCCTGGGCTTGCTCGACCCGATATCGGACCCAAAAGACTCAGCTCGACACGGGCCTGGACCAACTCGACTCAACATCGACTCAAGCCGACTCTACTTGACATTAGCCCGACTCGACTCAACATGGGTTCGAGCTGACTCGGTTCGGTATTTGACATGGGTCGACTCGACTCGATATGGGCCCAGACCAACTCGAGTCATCATTGACCTGGGTCGACTAGAGTCTAGATGGGTATGGATTGACTTGTCTCGACATGGGCCCAGGACGACTTGGTTCGACATGGCCAGTGTCGACTCAACCTGGTTCGGGTGTCGATTTGACTTGGGCTCTGGCCCACTCAACTTGACTTGGTCCAGGGTTGACTCAGCTCGACTTTGACCCATAACAACTTGGCTCGACTTTGGCCCGGAACGACTTGGCTCGACTTTGGCCCATACCGAGTCGACATGGACTTGGGGCGACTTTGCTCAACCTAGGTTCAGATTGTCTTGGCTCAACCTAGATcgggccaagtcaaaatccaacccaaaatacaatttggataatccaaaaatgtatcaaatctatatctataatatccaattaattggatttaaaattcattaaaatatgaatttgaatttgagataaattgatttaaatgaattaaaactaatatggatttgaataattatggattggacttgtaatttgaattttttttccaccTTTACTCCTTAAAACACACTAACATAAAGTATGTTATTCCATTTTCTTTTCCCTTTAGAAGTTATCATAATTCCAAAAcctttttaatttcatattctCTGTCGAATGACTTCACTACTTCTGCACTCAAAAACATTCCAACTGGAGAGACACAGAAGAATAAACATTCCCTTAATATTTCAAACAACAACACTAAATTGTAGTCCCCACCCACCAGTAATGATTTTACATGTTTTCATTGTGTGCAATAAAATGGgttattttaatagaaaaaaatgggttttcactgaaaaaatcattttgttttatttttaatgtaaaaacaataaataataatgatgtAAAGTTCACTTTAATGACCATTTTGGTCTTTTTCCATCACTTTTATtggcattttttttatttatacattttgaactataaaatttgaaataatatgTTTTAGAATTCATAACTCACTTTAATCCGGGATACAATTTTATATTctgaattcaaaatatatttttgaacctataaatatattttaaactataaAATTAGAATACAAAATTGTATTTCGAAATAGTTTAACATGTATTTTCAAATTCAGtcaatatctttgaatattctaaaatttataatacaaaattgtgttttgaattttataattcataatgattttttagagtttgaaaagaaattttacagattataaaaatgaaaaaaaatctaataccttttttattaagaataacTTTGGAAATGAAAAATGTATaaaggtggaggaagaaattgtATAAGATACTTTATGAGGATCGAGATCTTGTTAAATTctttatatcaaaatattacAAGTATcgaaaatatttaattgatatGTTTTGTTGGATTGACAAATGATGAAATTAATGTATCCTAGTTATGATTTCATAATAGACTTTAGTCTTTGATTTAAAGAATGAATCTGTAGTTATAAGTTGTGTATGTAATTTTTAAGCTTCAAAGGTTGCCTTCGTATTGAAGAACTTCCAAAGTTCCTTCAACAAAACAAACCTAAAAATTGAGTAATTCAAAGTAATTTCTCTAACAAGTGTAACATGATTTTCTTCACAATGAAGAGAAAAGATCAACTCTATACGTGTAATTGAAAACACCATTTAGCTTCTCTTCATTTCATTTAGTTTTACACATTCCACATTTTTTAAATCCCTTATCCCAccatatattatatatagtcTATGAATGAAAATTTTAGATCAGATAAAAGAGTTTAATTTCTATTCTATCATTCTAAAAAaacattagaaaaaaattatttatttattctattagaaaaaaaaaaaatttactcgTAACACTGTTACTGAAATTTTCTACAACTTAGAGATCAAATACAAGATTTTCCATATTCTCACAACATAATTATATCTTAATTGAtctttaactttgttttttgtTGGATATTATAGACTTTATCTCTTCTCAATTAATCTTAAAACATCGCCTTTTTTTACATACACATCTAACTCtcaaattcatttaaattaattcttaaaagttgtttttttatagattaattTTCCACAAATGAAATATAACGAAGTTCAAATTAaaggaaaaattattttgagGAGTTTTATTGGGTCCTTTTTATACCTTACAAGTTCatacttttattatattttaaataagaaaaatgattttattttttaataactaatcttcattaattttttttattaaatttctaaatattaatttctgttacttttttatttgaatgattacaaattaattttatattttaaggaACTAGCTTTTATAAatatctttgaagaacaaaaattgtattaaattgaaaaataaaaaaataaatgtaaggCTTAAATAGGTGGTGTGtctaaggaaaagaaatgagaagttatttgaatttatttatttgaggtGAGGTTGGAAAGGGGTGACAGGTGGAAGAAGAAGGAGCATGATGATGTTTGGTGGTCGACTTTTGTCCCCATTCATACTTTTTCTCAACACAAGAATCTCATTTTCATactcatttatattaaaaaaattatattatataatataatttgataatttcaatttaaatttaaaatatgtacCCTCAACATAACcatgatataattaattatatattttgaaatggttagtatatttatttaacttaaaTGGTTTAAACCATACCCTTCCATAAAAATATACTCTTACTGGAAAGTAATTTCCTCTTTCTTAAATATTAATCTTTGtttactaaataaataataaaaagttcattaaaaaaagagaaagaaaatgatagcAATAAAATATCCTTGGAGGAGTGAGTGGATGCAAATCAATACACTTGTATCAACATATATATtctttattagtatttttatgaaaaatatttcataaaaataaacatgttgaatgttttaaattttaaaactattcaATACTTTTTtgcttaataaataaaaatatagtaaaaaatgTTGAAAAATTTAGAATTATTCTATTGCAATTAGAAGAAAATGGCTGATGTTCCAAAAACTAATAAAACTAATAGGGCATAAACCAAATAATCCAGATTTCATAAGTAAATTTCCAAATTTGAtcttttataaatatgatttgGAGAATTAAAGTGATAATACAAATGTTAGAGATTAATTAtggaaaaaatacaaataaaaacacCTATAAAAAATTGCAAGAAGATACATATTAGTTGTggaggaaaaataaataaaaaaattgttaaacatTTTGGTACAagtttaaaatgtaatttttataacactttTTCACTTGAACTTCAAGTGTGTTGGGGTATcataaaatttaagattttgaattttgaattataaaaataaaaaaaagttacctttatcttaaaatattttttttaacaaattttttaaaaaacatcatTAAAATAGATGTAATAAAAAGCtttatattgaaataaaaaaaaattgatgaataCCATATTTCATGGATTGGTTGGAAGAAAAAGATGTAGCTTTTGGGACAGACAGCTCTCATGGCGGTGCAAGTCTCTTGAAGGAAGTAAACCGCCGTAACAGCCAACCTTAGATTCTCTTTCTGCCTATTTTCAATTCCCAtaattattaatagtaataatttcTTACTTAAtcttttatgtatttaattaatttaattcctAATTGTAGCAAAATTTAATGCGCAAACCCTTTCTTATGTTCATTTACCTTATTCTCTGCAAGCTAACAATTTGTCCACAACCTCAAAATACAGTGTCCCACATGCGAATTTCACAATCATCATATTCCAGAAAAGGTTaaagttaagaaaaaaagagaaaaagcaaGAGAATTGGCACTTGATCTTCTGTGAAATCAAATGCTGAAGCTCTTTAGGGCCTATCAGTGTTTTCTCGCCTTCTTCCTCGTCATCTCTATCGTTGTATCAGTTTTCACAGGTGCTAACTCTCACCCCATAAGATCAAACCCctcaaagttttattttttataaggtTTTCACTCTACTTGAGTTTCAATTATGTTTCTTCGAGTTGTGGGTTTTGTTGTTGTGCCTTAATTCAGATCTGAGACTAGTTGAAGTCGTATCGCGATTCAGTTGGATGCTGAAGAAGTTCTTGTTTTTTGAGCTTGATTAGATACCCGTTATGTTTATGCTTGCTTAAGAGGATATAAAGATGGGAGGAATGGAcagtaattttaatttcatagtTCACTGTCTCATTTCAACATTTTCTGTTTTTTGCCCCCTCTGGAGTATAAccgttttttctttctttctgggATTAATAAGGGTCATACAGATTGTAGTTCTGGCTTATTTTCTTCAATGCTTTTTCTTTTGCATGATATTGAAATTGAGTCATATATTCTGAATATTCGGcctcttgattttttttttcaggtaGTCCATGACATACTCTTTCAGACTTCGATTGCTATTGTGACATGATGACATTTTTCACTTTGGACTGAGGTTAATTTTCTTGAAGGTGATTTGATATTGTTACAATTTATGAGTGTCGAGATAGCAGTTTTTTGTATATGGTTTTTCAATCACTATCCATTTCTCCGCAGATATATTGTATATGATAATATGATGGTTAACAGTCTGATTGATATGAATCTCTAATTTTTGCTTTGTACTTGCTTAAAGACTACCTTTTAACTAAAACTATGTGATACTGGCTTCTCAAAGATCTGACAGATACAATACATATTCTATCATGCTAATGCTATTCATACAGCGACAACCAAAAGGCCAAGCTTTTTTTACACTGCATGAGATCAAAGGACAGTATAATGTTCTGttgtaaattatatatatgcaTAAACCACTGGCCTCTAAGTTCTTCTGAATGGTTTTGGCTGTAGTTTTTCTGGGTCTTCTGtcatacaattcatagggaaaAAAATTGGTTCTCCATTTTGTCTTCAATTgttgttatttatttaaagctatccttttttttttttttttacatttgtaTTTGTATGTCTCAAATCTTTATTTTACGGTATCCTTTTTTCTGAAAATCTATCAGAAGAAGGCTTTGTTTGTTTCTCCATAGCAATAGCTGGTAAACTGTCGATTTTAATTATTATCTCTTTGTTGTCTGTTTGCCTCTGCTTCTGAAATATCTTTAACGTTTTATATGctatttaatttttagat harbors:
- the LOC137821971 gene encoding uncharacterized protein; this translates as MPLLRRKPFALAEPPNDWEPCESLFQIRFTKEIFRDYNDYLNRLNQYRQRVWTCKVTGKTGLTYEEALVSEMHATEKVQQIPEELKAPALRIIQYSMLPLKDLVDSIAEKLKEQLFVGSQLYGKKNDRVCPCKILKVMQEDAENISYVVAWLDESNNVIERAEVSSQDLVQKKRPFSINILKSFVRGCTYRNAPWVLHDKLAKKHGISTDIPEELRGKVSFNNGLVVFTKTRKNEEESIQYPIDDLLVKPSPDDPVFSSRPSPSRDFNVPIYCVGDLLMVWDFFMSFGKLLRLSPYSLKDFEKAISHKDSNVALLVESHAVLFRVLIKGDDEYYAAVQDKLPKKITMISWKEYLCEFLEMIKIPKLRQYEATIKRGHYGYVDVNAKLEIFSELVNRALGTAIVREKLDEYIIQRRVLGAAKREEAIEASAKRRKVKEQLKADSGSNCGENWRHLDQDTTVSTDNNNNSNRIQNGSIGKNRNKEIESSWQKDAWDSGIKHSNLASKMSAEELNQSAEFRKVYRKESLKQPKGDKDQSEKNYEQRREYFDREIEKWCIRTSFLGMDRYYNRYWWFYRDGRIFVESPESKEWGYYSSKGELDGLTTSLNCKGERERALLKQLNKYYSRICSELQKNSKDLLHNIALDDSVVRRSTRVRAPPRKNPAKAFLRYVNKWKEE